A genomic stretch from Lysobacter ciconiae includes:
- a CDS encoding energy transducer TonB: MEEKRNMRIPTAVLAIAMMCLGPVAAKEKPAPVYELQATGTIEIGPDGQVADYHLDKGQPAAIENALGRNIAQWRFEPIVMDGKPVIAKTRMRLSLEALPTPGEDYQLRVSGVSFGEPTRDRHHVAPPRYPEGLARAGIGAKAVLVLKLNADGSVQQAHAQQVSLSQNSGTDSQADRWRDEFAKASIAAARKWKFDISETVAGAPIGTTIKVPVEYFLNGSTARTTEPGANEWRRYIPGPVIRAPWLDAAPIADHDGDQLKDGEVRSLASRFKLRDEVVGSLL, encoded by the coding sequence ATGGAAGAGAAAAGGAATATGCGGATACCAACGGCAGTGCTGGCCATCGCGATGATGTGCCTCGGTCCTGTGGCGGCGAAGGAAAAGCCGGCGCCTGTCTACGAACTGCAGGCGACTGGGACAATCGAGATTGGGCCCGATGGGCAGGTCGCCGACTACCATCTGGACAAGGGGCAGCCGGCGGCGATCGAAAACGCACTGGGCCGCAACATCGCCCAGTGGCGTTTCGAGCCCATCGTGATGGACGGCAAGCCGGTGATTGCTAAAACCCGGATGCGGCTTTCCCTTGAGGCGCTGCCGACGCCGGGGGAGGACTACCAGTTGCGCGTGAGCGGGGTGTCGTTTGGCGAGCCCACCCGCGACCGCCACCATGTGGCTCCCCCGCGATATCCGGAAGGGCTTGCGAGGGCCGGCATCGGAGCCAAGGCGGTACTGGTGTTGAAGCTGAACGCCGACGGCAGCGTGCAGCAGGCCCATGCCCAGCAGGTCAGCCTGAGCCAGAATTCCGGAACCGACTCGCAGGCGGACCGTTGGCGCGACGAGTTTGCAAAGGCGAGCATTGCCGCTGCCAGGAAGTGGAAGTTCGACATCAGCGAGACCGTTGCCGGGGCTCCCATCGGAACCACGATCAAGGTGCCCGTCGAGTACTTTTTGAACGGATCCACCGCGCGGACGACCGAACCTGGCGCCAACGAGTGGCGCCGTTACATTCCCGGACCGGTGATCCGCGCGCCCTGGCTCGATGCGGCGCCTATCGCCGACCACGATGGAGATCAGCTCAAGGATGGC